CGCCGTTGCAGGCTGCCGAACTCCTCGAGCTGGCGGATCTGCGCGCGGATGGCATCGGCCATGCCGTTGAACGATCGGGCCAGGGCGGTGAGCTCGATCGGTCCCTTGACGGGCATCCGCTCGGCCAGGTCGCCGGCGGCCAGCCGCTGGGCCACCGCTGCGGCCCGCCGGACCGGGCGGACCACCTGCAGGGCCACCAGGACGGCGATCAGAGCCAGGGCCAGGGCCAGGCCCGCCCCGCCCAGCAGCAGCGTGTTCCGCACCACCGCGGCGGTGGCCTGATCGGCCGCCAATGAGAAGATCAGGAACACCGAGAAGGTATCGGTGCTGGTCGAGGCGGGTGAGCCGACCACCAGGGCCGGGACGTTCCGCACCGTCGTGTACTGGTAGGCGACGTTTCCCTCCAGCACGGATGCCTTCAGGTCCGCCGGGACGTCGGCGGCGAGCGGCCCGACGGTCAACGAGCTGTCGGCCGGGATGATCACCGGATCGAAGGCACCGGAGTTGCTGGCCGTCGCGTTCGACTCGTTGACCAGGGCCGGGTTGCCCAGCTTCTGCAGGGTCAGACCCAGCGCGCGGGCCAGTGAACTCGGATCGGCATCGGCCCCCTGCAGGTCGGACTGCACGGTCTGGGCGGCCTTCTCGACCTCGGCCAGGGCGACGTTCTGCCGCGTCACCAGCAAGCCCTTGGTGATCTGCTGCTGCAGGACCAATCCGACGCCGAACATGGCCAGCGTGGAGAAGAACAACGTCAGGACGGCGACCCGCAGCAGCAGCGATCGACTCCAGAAGGACAACGCCGCCCGCAGACGGGAACCCTGCAGACGCAGTGGGACGGCCCGCCGCCGGGGCGACGAGGTCGCCGGCGTTGGACCGATCGTCACGCTATGCCGGCCTTGTAACCGACGCCGCGCACCGTGACCACGACCTCGGGCCGCTCCGGGTCCTTCTCGATCTTGCTGCGCAACCGCTGCACGTGCACGTTGACCAGCCGGGTGTCGGCCGCGTGCCGGTAGCCCCAGACCTGCTCGAGCAGCACTTCACGGGTGAACACCTGACGCGGTTTGCGGGCCAGCGCGACCAGCAGGTCGAACTCCAACGGGGTCAGCGGGATCGGCTCGTTGTCCCGGGTCACCTGGTGACCCAGCACGTCGATCTCGATGTCGGCCACCCGCAGACGTTCGGCCGTGCCCACGTCCGCGTGCCGGAGCCGGGCCCGGATCCGGGCGGTCAGCTCCTTGGGCTTGAACGGCTTCATGACGTAGTCGTCGGCCCCGGACTCCAGACCGAGGACGACGTCGACCGTGTCGGTCTTGGCCGTCAGCATGATGATCGGGATCCCCGACTCGGCCCGGATCTCCTTGCACACGTCCAGACCGGAGGTGCCAGGCAGCATCAGGTCGAGCAGGACCAGGTCCGGGTGGATCTCCCGGAAGACGTCGAGGGCCTTCGCGCCATCCCGGACAACTGCGGTGTCGAAACCCTCACCACGCAGCACGATGGTCAGCATCTCGGCCAGGGCAGGGTCGTCGTCGACCACCAGAACGCGCGCTCTCATTCCACCATGGTGTCATCTCGGCGCTCCAGATGTGCGCAGGTCCCACCAGACCGGGCGGGGCGACCCCCGCAGCGGGCCGGCGCGACGGCCGGCCGGGGTGGGCCGGCCTTCCCGGGCGAGCGCGGGCGGCGCCACATGGGACGATGAGGCGGTGAGTCTCCCGCCGTATTCGAACCCAGCGAACTCCAACCTCAATGCCCCGCAGCCGGGGTTGTACCCGTTGCGGCCGCTGCAGATCGGTGAGATCTTCGGCGCCGCGGCGAGGGTGGCCTGGCGGCACATCCTGGTCCTGGCGCCGATCGGGCTGCTGATCGGCGTCGTCTCCAGTGCGGTGGAGTTCGCGGTGATGAAGGCGAACGGGTCTCTCGAGGAATTCGCCTCCGGACGGCTCAGCACCATCGACCCGCAGGCCGGCCCGGCCGAGATCCAGGCGCAGATCTCCTACCTGTTCAGCCATCTGCTCCCCGCTGTCGGGGCGGCCGGGCTCGTCAGCCTGATCGCCGCTCCGGTGCTGGCCGCGGTGGCCACCCCGTTTGCCGCCCTCGGCGCCACCACCGCCGAAGCGCCGAACAGCGCCGGCCTGGCCCGGCTCCGCGGTCGGCTCGGCCCGCTCACCGGAGTGGCCGTGCTCTGCGGTCTGGCCGTCGCGGTCGGGTCCGTTCTGCTGGTGGTGCCGGGCATCATCGCGTGGCTGATGCTGCTGCCGGCCGGCCCGGTGGTCGCCATGGAGAAATCCTCCGTCGTCGATTCGATGCGGCGGGCCGCGGCGCTCAGCACCGGCGTCAAGGGTCGGCTGTTCGGGATCATGTGTCTGGCCGGATTGATCACCGGCGCCATCGGCTTCGGCGCGGCGGCGATCCTCGGCCAGCTGGTCAGCAACAGTGATCCCGTTGTGCACCTGTACCTGACCCAGGCCATCGCGGTCGTCGTCGGGGCCCTGACGCTGGCCTGGACGGCGTCCGTCACAGCCATGATCTACATCGACATCCGGATGCGCCGAGAGGGTCTGGCCCAGGCACTGCTGGCCAGTTCGCAGCCGTCGTCCTTCAGCTAGACCCGGGCGGACCGTTCGGCGCGCCGATGCGTCGGACCGGGTTCACCCGACCAGCTCGGCCAGTAGGTCGACGGGACGGTCGGGGCGGAGCACCGTCCAGGGCGACAGGAACTCCTCGGCGGCGAACCGCTCGTACATCGCGGCCGTGCGCTCCTGCAGGCCGGCATCGGACTCGAAGCGGTCCAGGGACCGGCTGCTGTCCTGCTCGGCACGGCCCGCGGCCCGTTGCGCGGCGATGTGCCGGGGGGTGGCCAGCAGCACCTGGCGGTCGGGCCGCGGCAGGCCGAACCGGCCGATCTCCAGATCCAGCACCCACTCCGGGAAGCCGGTGTCCACCTCGGGGCCACCCAACCGCGCCGCTCCGTACGCGGCGTTGGAACTGACGTAGCGGTCCAGCACCACCAGGTCGAACTGCGTGAGACGGTCGCGGATCTCCTGCGCTGCCGCCCGGCGGTCGAGCGCGAACAGCAGCGCCGTCCCGTACACCGAATCCGAGAGATCGCCCAGACGGCCGTACAGGGCGTCGCGCACCAGATCGGCGTGGATGTCGACGCCGTACCGGGGAAAGGCCATGGTGGTGATGCCGAGACCGGTCGCCCTGGCCTGTTCGGCCAACCCCTTGGTGAGGGTCTGCTTGCCGGACCCGTCCAGTCCCTCGATCACGATCAGTCGGCCCACTCCCGGAACCCTACCGGCGGCTGCACCGCCGGCCGGACGAGCGCCGGGCGGAATCCTCGGCTTGACCCCGGCCGCGGCGGGGATGGTTGGATGGCCGCATGACGAATCCAGCCAGCAAGCCCGAGATCGACTTCCCCACCGGTGACGCGCCGAACGAGCTGCAGATCCGCGACATCACCGTCGGCGACGGCGCGGAGGCCGTTCCCGGGGCCAAGGTGACCGTGCACTACCTGGGAGTCGAATTCAGCAGCGGCGAGGAGTTCGACTCCTCGTGGAATCGCGGCGAGTCCATCCAGTTCCCGTTGCGCGGCCTGATCCAGGGCTGGCAGGACGGCATCCCCGGCATGAAGGTCGGCGGCCGCCGCGAACTGGTCATCCCCCCGCATCTCGCGTACGGCCCGGCCGGCTCCGGCCACCGCCTGTCCGGCCAGACCCTGATCTTCATCATCGATCTGCTGGCCGTGAACTGACCCTCCCCCTGCGTCAGGACCCCCCGGGCGTCAGCTCTCCCCGGCGCCGGCTCTCCCCGGCGCCGGCTCTCCCCGGCGTCAGCTCTCCCCGGCGTGGATCAACTTCGCAGGCATGGACGAACGTGTTCACTCGCGTCACTCCAGTCCCACATCGGCCAAGTTGATCCATGCCGGATCGTGCACCGTTGATCCATGCGGGATCGTGCACAAGTTGATCCATGCCGGATCGTGCACCATCGAGACAGCGAAATGCCCCGCGAGACATCAGCTCTCGCGGGGCATTTCGTCGGTCGGATCAGGCGCGGACGGACGGCGCCGGACTCCTAGTACCGGTAGTGGTCGGCCTTGTACGGGCCTTCGACGTCGACGCCGATGTATTCGGCCTGCTCCTTGGTGAGCTTGGTCATCTCCCCGCCCAGGGCCAGGACGTGGATCAGCGCGACCTTCTCGTCCAGGTGCTTCGGCAGCCGGTAGACCTCGAGGTCGTACTCGTTGCGCTTGGTGAACAGCTCGATCTGCGCGATCGTCTGGTTGGCGAAGGACGCCGACATGACGAACGACGGGTGGCCGGTGGCGTTACCCAGGTTCAGCAGGCGGCCTTCGGACAGCACCAGGATGGTCTTGCCGTTCGCGAAGGTCCACAGGTGCACCTGCGGCTTGATCTCCAGCTTGGTGACGCCCGGGAGCTTGGCCAGCCCGGCCATGTCGATCTCGTTGTCGAAGTGACCGATGTTGCCCAGCACGGCCTGGTGCTTCATCGCCTGCATGTGCGCGGTGGTGATGATGTCCTTGTTGCCGGTGGTGGTGATGATGAAGTCGGCGCTGGAGATGGCCTGGTCGATGGTCGCCACCTGGTAGCCGTCCATCAGCGCCTGCAGGGCACAGATGGGGTCGATCTCGGCGATGATGACGCGCGCACCCTGGCCGCGGAGGGACTCGGCGCAGCCCTTGCCGACATCGCCGTAGCCGGCCACCAGAGCGACCTTGCCGCCGATGAGGACGTCGGTGGCGCGGTTGATGCCGTCAATCAGCGAGTGCCGGCAGCCGTACTTGTTGTCGAACTTGCTCTTGGTGACCGAGTCGTTGACGTTGATCGCCGGGAAGAGCAGTTCGCCCGCCGCGGCCAGCTGGTACAGACGCAGCACACCAGTGGTGGTCTCCTCCGTCACGCCGAGGATCTTCGGGCCGATCTCGGAGTAGTACCCGGGGTCGGTGGCCAGGGACTTGCGGAGCAGGTCGAGGACGACGCCCCACTCCTCGCTGTCGGACTCGTCGGTCGGCGGGACGACGCCGGCCTTCTCGTACTGCACACCCTTGTGGATGAGCATGGTGACGTCGCCGCCGTCGTCGAGGATCATGTTCGGGCCCTGACGCTCACCGGCCGGGGCCGGCCACCGCAGCATCTGATCGGTGCACCACCAGTACTCGGGCAGGGTCTCGCCCTTCCAGGCGTAGACCGAGACGCCCTTGGGCTCGTCCACGGTGCCGTAGGGGCCGACGACGGTCGCCGCGGCGGCGTGGTCCTGGGTGGAGAAGATGTTGCAGGACACCCAGCGGACGCTGGCGCCGAGGGCAACCAGGGTCTCGATGAGGACCGCGGTCTGGACGGTCATGTGCAGCGAGCCGGCGATGCGCGCGCCCTTGAGCGGCTGCACCTCCGAGTACTCGCGGCGCAGGGTCATCAGGCCGGGCATCTCGTGCTCGGCGAGGGTGATCTCCTTGCGGCCGAACTCGGCCAGCGAGAGATCGGCCACCTTGAAGTCGAGGTCGCCGATGCGGTCAGCGACCAGCTCGGGGCTCAGGGTTGAGGTCAACGAAACGCTCCTAGCGCAGAATTTGGCGCCGCGCGGATCGCAGCACCCAACGGCCGGACTCGGATCTGCCCTGATCGGCAGCCCTGCACCGGACGCCCGCGGGCGTGCATGTCAGTGGTCAGGGTACCGGGAGATCACTGTTCGGTCACGCTGCCGGCCGGAGACGCGGCCCACCCGCGGGCCCGGCTCAGAAGCGGCCCGGCCCACCCTCGGGCCCGGCTCAGGAAGTCGGGGCGGCGCCAGTCTCCGGCTTGCGCGACGCGCCGGCGGTGAGTCCGGCCAGTCCGACGAGCACGAGTACCAGCAGCAACGCGTGCAACAGACCGACGTGCTGGCCCAGGAATCCGATGGACGGCGGCCCGACCAGGAAGGCGAAGTAGCCGATGGTCGCGACCACGCTGACGCTGGCCGCCGCATTCTTCGGGTCGTCGGCGGCGGCCGACATACCGACCGGGAACCCCAGCGACGCGCCCAGCCCCCAGAGGACCACCCCGATCGCAGCCACCGCCGCGCTCGGCACGAAGATCACGATGAGCAGCCCCGCCGCCGCCAGGACGGCCGAGGACCGCAGCACGAGCACCCGTCCGAACCGGTCCAGCAGCCGCACTCCGGCTACCCGGCCGATCGTCATCGCGGCCACGAAGATGCCGAACACGAAGCTGCCGGTCGCGTTGCCGACGTGGTGCCCGTCGACCATGGCCAGGGCCAGCCAGTCGGTTGCGCTGCCCTCGGCGAAAGCCATGCCGAGGACGATCAGCCCGATCAGCAGGATCCGCGGGTTCTTCCAGATGAGCAGTCGGGAGCGCCAACCGGCCGTCGACCCGTCGTCGGACACCTCAGGGGTCACCGCGTCGGGGTGGGGTGGCAGTTTGCGGACAGCCAGGGCAACGGCCACCACCATCACCGACGCGATGATCCCGAGGTGGACCGCGATCGCCAGGTGCGCCTTCTCGGCCAGGCCGCCGAGCAACGCCCCGGCCACCGTGCCCACGCTGAACGCGGCGTGGAACAGCGGCATGACGGTCCGCCCCAGCGCCCGCTCGTTGGCTGCCCCCTCGACGTTCATCGCGACGTCGCACATTCCGGTGCCGGCGCCGAACAGGGCCAGCCCGACGATGGCCAGAACCGGCGTGGTGAACAGGGTGGAGGCCAAGCCGGCCAGGGTGAGCCCGGCCGCGCTGACCACGACGGCGCCGCCGATGGTCCGGGCCGGGCCGAAGCGCACGAGCACGTGACTGGAGAACACCAGCCCGACGATCGACCCGGCGGCCAGGCCGAAGGCGACGATACCCATGAGCTCCGTGCTGGCGTGCAGCGAGTCGCGGACCGACGGGATGCGGGCGACCCAGCTGGCCAGCCCCAGCCCGGACAGCGAGAAGATGACGAACACGGCATTGCGCCAGGTCACGACCTGCTCACGGGTCAAGTCGGGCGCCGTCGACGACGCAGCAGCGTTGCTCATGTTGTCCTTTGTGCAGATCGCGATCTCGGCCACCGGCCGGTGCGCCCGAGGTGGCGCGGAGGAACCCGCCAGCCGGGACGCCCCGGTTGCCCGGACGTCGGTCGAAACGATTCGATTCGGTGTTTCGACTAAGGTAGCGAGCGCGTCCGGCGCGGTCAACCCCGCCGGTGGGGGCGGTCCGGGCCAGGGACGGCCAGGCCGACCAGGACAGCCAGGAGGTGGACCGTGGGAACGATGACGAGCGATGCACCAGAACGCCACCACCCGGACAAGCGACCCACTCTGGCCGCGGTGGCCGCCCTGGCCGGTGTGTCGGTGTCCACCGCGTCACTGGCCTTCAGCGGTTCCGGGCCGGTGTCGGCGGCCACCCGCGAACGCGTCCTGGCCGCAGCCGAGCAGCTGCAGTACGCCGGTCCCGACCCCAGGGCCCGGTCGCTGCGGCAGGGCCGTTCCGGCATCATCGCCGCCGTGCTCGAGGAGACGGTGCTGCAGGCATTCCGGGATCCGGTGATGATCGCCTTCCTGGACGGCATCGCCCAGGAGATCGCCGCGTCCGGCCACTCGCTGCTGCTGGTCCCGGTAATCGGCGACGGGCCGACCGCCATCGAGACGGCACCGATGGACGCCGTGGTGCTGATGGGTTGCAGCCCGCACGTCGGCCGCTCCATCGAGCTCACCCGGAGACGATCGATCCCGATCGTCTCGCTCGGCAGTACACCGTTCGACGACGTGCTCTCGGTGACGCTCGACGACCGTCCGGCCACCGCCGAACTGGCCCGGCACCTCTACGACCTCGGCCACCGCCGGATCGCCGCGGTCACCCTGCCTCTGGAAGAGTCGCGCGCCCGCGGCCCGCTGACCCCGGAGTGGGAGGCCAGGGCCACCATCTCCACGACCGTCGAGCGGCTCGCCGGCGCCCGGACCGTCTTCCCGGAACTGACCGGCCTGGTCGCCGCAGGCAGCCTGGTCGACGAAGGACTGCTGGCCGGACGTGAACTGCTGGGCCGGCCGGATCGCCCGACCGCGATCATCGCCCAGAGCGACCTGCTGGCGGCCGGCGTCATCCGGGCCGCGCAGGAACTCGGCCTGCAGGTGCCGGCCGACGTCAGCGTGGTCGGGTTCGACGGAATCCGGCTGGACAACGTCATCGCCCACGACCTCACGACCATGGTGCAGCCGGCGGCCGAACAGGGTGCGACGGCCGGCCGGATGGTGCTGGACATGCTGGAGGACGTGCAGCCGGAGGCCGCCCGGTTCACCAGCGAATTCCACCTGGGCAACACCACCGCCCCACCCCCCGCCGAGTAGGCCGCGGCGTCAAACCCGGTGGGGCGCGTCAGAGCCAGCGGGCGCGTCAGAGCCGGTGGGCGCTTCAGAGCCGGAAGAGTCTGATGTGCCCGGCGATCTGCACGAGCAGGTGCCCGTTCACCCGCGCCATCCCGGGCGCCCGCCGCCGCCGGGGCGGTCTCGTGCCGTCGTACCGGAA
This window of the Nakamurella panacisegetis genome carries:
- the mtrB gene encoding MtrAB system histidine kinase MtrB, producing the protein MTIGPTPATSSPRRRAVPLRLQGSRLRAALSFWSRSLLLRVAVLTLFFSTLAMFGVGLVLQQQITKGLLVTRQNVALAEVEKAAQTVQSDLQGADADPSSLARALGLTLQKLGNPALVNESNATASNSGAFDPVIIPADSSLTVGPLAADVPADLKASVLEGNVAYQYTTVRNVPALVVGSPASTSTDTFSVFLIFSLAADQATAAVVRNTLLLGGAGLALALALIAVLVALQVVRPVRRAAAVAQRLAAGDLAERMPVKGPIELTALARSFNGMADAIRAQIRQLEEFGSLQRRFTSDVSHELRTPVTTVRMAADLLYDSREDLPAHLGRSTELLVAELDRFETLLADLLEISRYDAGMAELSAEKVDIRGVIASCIAASEPIAANAGVKIRRTLPPKPVVAEIDSRRVERILRNLLNNAIDHADGSTVDVELVSDSDVLAITVTDHGVGLKPGEAGLVFNRFWRADPSRQRQTGGTGLGLAISLEDARLHGGWLQASGGPGQGARFRLTLPLVAGALVESSPLPLRIGDEGDDAGPDASDPMDNRDWNHHGLAGALPAGGTINWPGVLDAKDEGAR
- the mtrA gene encoding MtrAB system response regulator MtrA, producing the protein MRARVLVVDDDPALAEMLTIVLRGEGFDTAVVRDGAKALDVFREIHPDLVLLDLMLPGTSGLDVCKEIRAESGIPIIMLTAKTDTVDVVLGLESGADDYVMKPFKPKELTARIRARLRHADVGTAERLRVADIEIDVLGHQVTRDNEPIPLTPLEFDLLVALARKPRQVFTREVLLEQVWGYRHAADTRLVNVHVQRLRSKIEKDPERPEVVVTVRGVGYKAGIA
- a CDS encoding dTMP kinase, which produces MGRLIVIEGLDGSGKQTLTKGLAEQARATGLGITTMAFPRYGVDIHADLVRDALYGRLGDLSDSVYGTALLFALDRRAAAQEIRDRLTQFDLVVLDRYVSSNAAYGAARLGGPEVDTGFPEWVLDLEIGRFGLPRPDRQVLLATPRHIAAQRAAGRAEQDSSRSLDRFESDAGLQERTAAMYERFAAEEFLSPWTVLRPDRPVDLLAELVG
- a CDS encoding FKBP-type peptidyl-prolyl cis-trans isomerase → MTNPASKPEIDFPTGDAPNELQIRDITVGDGAEAVPGAKVTVHYLGVEFSSGEEFDSSWNRGESIQFPLRGLIQGWQDGIPGMKVGGRRELVIPPHLAYGPAGSGHRLSGQTLIFIIDLLAVN
- the ahcY gene encoding adenosylhomocysteinase, yielding MSPELVADRIGDLDFKVADLSLAEFGRKEITLAEHEMPGLMTLRREYSEVQPLKGARIAGSLHMTVQTAVLIETLVALGASVRWVSCNIFSTQDHAAAATVVGPYGTVDEPKGVSVYAWKGETLPEYWWCTDQMLRWPAPAGERQGPNMILDDGGDVTMLIHKGVQYEKAGVVPPTDESDSEEWGVVLDLLRKSLATDPGYYSEIGPKILGVTEETTTGVLRLYQLAAAGELLFPAINVNDSVTKSKFDNKYGCRHSLIDGINRATDVLIGGKVALVAGYGDVGKGCAESLRGQGARVIIAEIDPICALQALMDGYQVATIDQAISSADFIITTTGNKDIITTAHMQAMKHQAVLGNIGHFDNEIDMAGLAKLPGVTKLEIKPQVHLWTFANGKTILVLSEGRLLNLGNATGHPSFVMSASFANQTIAQIELFTKRNEYDLEVYRLPKHLDEKVALIHVLALGGEMTKLTKEQAEYIGVDVEGPYKADHYRY
- a CDS encoding MFS transporter → MSNAAASSTAPDLTREQVVTWRNAVFVIFSLSGLGLASWVARIPSVRDSLHASTELMGIVAFGLAAGSIVGLVFSSHVLVRFGPARTIGGAVVVSAAGLTLAGLASTLFTTPVLAIVGLALFGAGTGMCDVAMNVEGAANERALGRTVMPLFHAAFSVGTVAGALLGGLAEKAHLAIAVHLGIIASVMVVAVALAVRKLPPHPDAVTPEVSDDGSTAGWRSRLLIWKNPRILLIGLIVLGMAFAEGSATDWLALAMVDGHHVGNATGSFVFGIFVAAMTIGRVAGVRLLDRFGRVLVLRSSAVLAAAGLLIVIFVPSAAVAAIGVVLWGLGASLGFPVGMSAAADDPKNAAASVSVVATIGYFAFLVGPPSIGFLGQHVGLLHALLLVLVLVGLAGLTAGASRKPETGAAPTS
- a CDS encoding LacI family DNA-binding transcriptional regulator, producing MTSDAPERHHPDKRPTLAAVAALAGVSVSTASLAFSGSGPVSAATRERVLAAAEQLQYAGPDPRARSLRQGRSGIIAAVLEETVLQAFRDPVMIAFLDGIAQEIAASGHSLLLVPVIGDGPTAIETAPMDAVVLMGCSPHVGRSIELTRRRSIPIVSLGSTPFDDVLSVTLDDRPATAELARHLYDLGHRRIAAVTLPLEESRARGPLTPEWEARATISTTVERLAGARTVFPELTGLVAAGSLVDEGLLAGRELLGRPDRPTAIIAQSDLLAAGVIRAAQELGLQVPADVSVVGFDGIRLDNVIAHDLTTMVQPAAEQGATAGRMVLDMLEDVQPEAARFTSEFHLGNTTAPPPAE